In one window of Enterobacteriaceae endosymbiont of Plateumaris rustica DNA:
- the lysS gene encoding lysine--tRNA ligase, with translation MSQNKNIYIKTINNERKSRIEKLIKLRKNNDAFPNNFKINITSDILYKKYNNIDSILDKNLIFHIAGRIINFRNMGKASFIKIKDGKGYIQIYLSIDSLSVKQYKKIINQFDLGDIIGITGNIFKTKTGVLSIYSNKCYLLTKSIRSLPNKFHGLNDQEIKYRKRYLDLIVNDKSKKIFEIRSKIIFIIRNFMNKMDFIEVETPMMQIIPGGATAKPFITYHNTFNRNMYLRIAPELYLKRLIIGGFNKIFEINRNFRNEGISTQHNPEFTMMELYIAYADYTDLMIFFEKILLHISKKILNSNKLFFHNNEFDFSKPFSKLTMKESITYYYPQIDYNDLNNFNKLIDISHMLKVKINYNWSIGKIISSIFEEKIINKLILPTFITEYPTEVSPLARRNKLDTSITDRFEFFICGMEIANGFSELNDPEDQKIRFEQQMIFKNEDNNTQHYFYDKDYVEALEYGLPPTAGLGIGIDRLIMLFTNSSSIKDVILFPTLRPIKENS, from the coding sequence ATGTCTCAAAACAAAAATATATATATTAAAACAATTAATAATGAAAGAAAATCACGTATAGAAAAATTAATAAAATTACGAAAAAATAATGATGCATTTCCTAATAATTTTAAAATTAATATTACATCTGATATTTTATATAAAAAATATAATAATATTGATTCTATTTTAGATAAAAATTTAATATTTCATATTGCCGGACGTATTATTAATTTTCGTAATATGGGTAAAGCATCTTTTATTAAAATTAAAGATGGAAAAGGATATATTCAAATATATTTATCCATTGATAGTTTATCTGTAAAACAATATAAAAAAATTATAAATCAATTTGATCTTGGAGATATAATAGGTATTACTGGTAATATTTTTAAAACTAAAACTGGAGTTTTATCAATATATTCTAATAAATGTTATTTATTAACAAAATCAATTAGATCATTACCTAATAAATTTCATGGATTAAATGATCAAGAAATTAAATATAGAAAGAGATATTTAGATCTTATTGTAAATGACAAATCGAAAAAAATTTTTGAAATAAGATCAAAAATAATATTTATTATACGTAATTTTATGAATAAAATGGATTTTATTGAAGTAGAAACTCCAATGATGCAAATAATTCCTGGTGGTGCTACAGCTAAACCATTTATAACATATCATAATACTTTTAATCGTAACATGTATTTACGTATAGCACCAGAATTATATTTAAAAAGATTAATTATAGGAGGATTTAATAAAATATTTGAAATTAATAGAAATTTTCGTAATGAAGGTATTTCTACACAACATAATCCCGAATTTACAATGATGGAATTATATATTGCATATGCTGATTATACTGATTTAATGATTTTTTTTGAAAAAATATTATTACATATAAGTAAAAAAATATTAAATTCTAATAAATTATTTTTTCATAATAATGAATTTGATTTTAGTAAACCATTTAGTAAATTAACTATGAAAGAATCTATAACTTATTATTATCCTCAAATTGACTATAATGATTTAAATAATTTTAATAAATTAATAGATATTAGTCATATGTTAAAAGTTAAAATTAATTATAATTGGAGTATAGGAAAAATAATTTCTTCTATTTTTGAAGAAAAAATAATAAATAAATTAATTTTACCTACTTTTATTACAGAATATCCTACAGAAGTATCACCATTAGCACGTAGAAATAAATTAGATACATCAATAACAGATAGATTTGAATTTTTTATTTGTGGAATGGAAATAGCCAACGGTTTTTCTGAATTAAATGATCCTGAAGATCAAAAAATAAGATTTGAACAACAAATGATTTTTAAAAATGAAGATAATAATACTCAACATTATTTTTATGATAAAGATTATGTAGAGGCATTAGAATACGGATTACCACCTACTGCAGGATTAGGAATCGGAATAGATAGATTAATAATGTTATTTACAAATTCTTCTTCTATTAAAGATGTAATTTTATTTCCTACTTTAAGACCTATTAAAGAAAACTCATAA